One Bdellovibrio bacteriovorus str. Tiberius DNA segment encodes these proteins:
- a CDS encoding ribonuclease H family protein, producing MGNEAGAILKPIQAIIQKARRFFLPRFEVYTDGSVKNGRGSWAYVIVRRNRVLRECSGASLKPTNNQMEFQAAIEALSSLPEKSRIEIYTDSRVLIETLQKVPEWKALGWVKSRGQPIPQVNQLKQLDLLLSMRDVRWKWVKAHSGIKHNERCDMLCIQARSGS from the coding sequence GTGGGTAACGAAGCAGGGGCTATCTTAAAACCTATTCAAGCAATCATCCAAAAAGCGCGCAGATTTTTTCTGCCGCGCTTTGAAGTGTACACCGACGGCAGTGTAAAGAACGGTCGGGGTTCCTGGGCCTATGTGATTGTTCGTCGTAACCGCGTGCTTCGTGAATGCAGCGGGGCCTCTTTAAAACCCACCAACAATCAGATGGAGTTTCAGGCCGCCATCGAGGCACTGTCGTCTTTGCCGGAAAAATCCCGTATTGAAATTTACACCGACTCGCGAGTCCTGATTGAGACCCTGCAAAAGGTCCCGGAATGGAAAGCTCTGGGCTGGGTGAAGTCCCGCGGTCAGCCGATTCCCCAGGTCAATCAGCTAAAGCAACTGGATCTGCTGTTGTCGATGCGGGACGTGCGATGGAAATGGGTGAAGGCGCATTCGGGAATTAAGCACAACGAACGATGTGATATGCTTTGTATCCAAGCGCGGTCTGGGTCCTGA
- a CDS encoding response regulator transcription factor, with protein MSLEKVLIIDDHPIVRAGLKTEVERLSDTFTVVGEAEEAVRALQMIQTENPTVILLDHHLRGSSGFEVLDFIRKFNASIRVIVFTQSLESAILKTYWNSPVVAIVSKGSYIEDVPKALLALKNGDRFLSDNIRQAIDKAGVEVLTKREVEVARMVATGRSNKEIAEALGCSDQTIKTHKTNIMTKLGVNTSVEVAMWVTKQGLS; from the coding sequence ATGAGTTTGGAAAAAGTTTTGATTATTGATGACCATCCGATTGTCCGCGCCGGCCTAAAAACCGAGGTGGAGCGTCTTTCTGATACTTTCACCGTGGTAGGAGAGGCTGAGGAAGCCGTCCGCGCCCTGCAGATGATTCAAACTGAAAATCCAACAGTGATTTTGTTGGACCACCATCTTCGTGGCTCCAGCGGTTTTGAAGTTCTGGATTTTATCCGCAAGTTCAACGCATCTATTCGCGTGATCGTATTCACTCAGTCGTTGGAATCAGCCATTTTGAAAACTTACTGGAATTCCCCGGTGGTGGCGATTGTCAGCAAAGGGTCCTACATCGAGGACGTGCCCAAAGCGCTGCTGGCCTTGAAAAATGGAGATCGCTTCCTTTCAGACAATATCCGCCAGGCCATTGATAAGGCGGGTGTGGAAGTTCTGACCAAGCGAGAGGTCGAAGTGGCAAGAATGGTTGCCACAGGCCGTTCCAATAAAGAAATCGCCGAAGCTTTGGGTTGTTCTGATCAGACGATCAAAACTCACAAGACCAATATCATGACCAAACTGGGCGTGAACACTTCTGTGGAAGTTGCCATGTGGGTAACGAAGCAGGGGCTATCTTAA
- a CDS encoding 3'-5' exonuclease, translated as MAFRWIGKSADGKSVTLKHLEDCKLNTPPYATTTWVRDNADIVRVAAILDVETTGLNQAEDTIIEIGIRQFLFNKNSGEVLAVTKTYSSFQDPGKPITPEIQALTGITDEMVAGKQIDWTAVDALLNECQLIIAHNAKFDRPFIDRRSKTSTERVWACSFKQVEWSDKGFTSPKLELLNIYHGFFTDSHRAINDVDALLYLLSLPDADTQKPYLFELINNARRPMTHVIATSAPFESKDHLKGRGYNWDSINRFWSKIIFKDEVPDETKWLEETVYCGPFGGMTRDIALVDGFKN; from the coding sequence TTGGCATTTCGTTGGATCGGTAAATCAGCAGACGGTAAATCAGTCACCCTCAAACACCTTGAGGATTGCAAACTTAATACACCCCCTTATGCGACCACGACCTGGGTTCGGGACAATGCCGACATCGTGCGTGTTGCCGCTATTTTGGACGTCGAAACCACGGGTTTAAATCAGGCCGAAGACACCATTATCGAAATCGGTATTCGCCAGTTTCTTTTCAACAAAAACTCGGGCGAAGTTCTGGCTGTCACCAAGACCTATTCCAGCTTCCAGGATCCAGGGAAACCGATCACACCCGAAATTCAGGCCCTGACCGGAATCACCGATGAAATGGTGGCCGGCAAGCAGATCGACTGGACTGCTGTGGATGCTCTTTTAAATGAATGTCAGTTGATCATCGCGCACAATGCGAAGTTTGACCGCCCTTTCATCGATCGCAGATCCAAAACATCTACAGAGCGCGTATGGGCTTGTTCGTTTAAACAGGTTGAATGGTCCGACAAGGGCTTTACCAGCCCGAAGCTGGAGCTTTTGAATATCTATCACGGGTTCTTCACTGATTCCCACCGCGCAATCAACGATGTGGATGCCTTGCTTTACCTGCTAAGCCTGCCGGATGCAGACACCCAGAAGCCTTATCTTTTTGAATTGATCAACAACGCCCGTCGCCCGATGACTCATGTGATTGCGACGTCGGCACCGTTTGAATCGAAAGACCACCTGAAGGGTCGCGGTTATAACTGGGACAGCATCAATCGTTTCTGGTCAAAAATCATTTTCAAAGACGAAGTCCCGGATGAAACCAAATGGCTTGAAGAAACCGTTTACTGTGGCCCCTTCGGCGGCATGACCCGAGACATCGCCTTGGTGGATGGGTTTAAAAACTAA
- a CDS encoding GAF domain-containing sensor histidine kinase: MESNTLQSLEVIKDIYNVDQLLSGKEYIRELVHRLATTLDVKYVMVGHAIEPERKSIQTDFLWANQGFTDNVVYNLEDTPCTQVLCGTRVACYSTNVQQEFPKDQMLKDMNVQSYLGSPFLHTDGRLIGLLVIMDEKPFANLEMQTAIVEFFAARIGTEYRRLAAEDSLKRINESLERLVNERTSELQKAFASLQATQKQLISQEKLATIGRITFGIAHELKNPLNIIINASELLQDSDLDKESRDRAVEMIQQHSMRASDIITNMLKQARQDTSQEPEWVNFSALVERALDMFLRSITDIDLKTALVKKINITPQVQARLVDAPAMERVFINIIDNALYALNEKFQRNRTTFIPELQVELLPGKALCRLSVRDNGTGIPQNHLPNVCDEFYTTKPPGEGTGLGLWIAKQNVEKNRGSFQILSKENEFTLITIELPSAQRTAEVSL, encoded by the coding sequence ATGGAAAGCAACACTCTTCAATCTTTGGAGGTCATTAAAGACATCTACAATGTGGACCAGCTGCTTTCTGGTAAAGAATACATTCGAGAGTTGGTGCACCGTCTGGCCACCACCTTGGACGTCAAATACGTGATGGTTGGCCACGCCATCGAACCTGAGCGCAAATCCATTCAAACGGACTTTCTATGGGCGAACCAGGGTTTCACCGACAACGTCGTCTATAACCTGGAAGACACCCCGTGCACCCAGGTCCTTTGCGGGACCCGTGTGGCCTGCTATTCCACGAACGTGCAGCAGGAATTCCCCAAAGACCAGATGCTGAAGGATATGAATGTACAGTCCTATCTGGGATCCCCCTTTCTGCACACAGATGGTCGTCTTATTGGATTGCTGGTGATCATGGACGAAAAGCCTTTTGCGAATTTGGAAATGCAGACAGCGATTGTGGAATTCTTTGCCGCCCGCATCGGAACCGAGTACCGCCGTCTGGCGGCGGAGGATTCTTTAAAAAGAATCAACGAAAGTCTGGAAAGACTTGTCAACGAACGCACCAGCGAACTGCAAAAAGCCTTCGCTTCACTTCAGGCCACACAGAAACAACTTATCTCTCAGGAAAAACTTGCGACTATCGGACGCATCACCTTCGGTATCGCCCATGAGCTGAAGAATCCTTTGAACATCATTATCAACGCTTCAGAGCTGCTGCAGGATAGCGACCTCGACAAAGAATCCCGTGACCGCGCCGTTGAAATGATCCAGCAACACAGCATGCGTGCCAGTGACATTATCACCAACATGTTAAAACAGGCCCGTCAGGACACCAGCCAGGAACCGGAATGGGTTAATTTCTCTGCCCTGGTCGAGCGGGCTTTGGACATGTTCCTGCGATCCATCACCGACATTGATCTGAAAACGGCTTTGGTCAAAAAAATCAACATCACGCCTCAGGTGCAGGCACGCCTGGTCGACGCACCGGCCATGGAACGGGTTTTTATCAACATTATCGACAACGCTCTTTATGCTTTGAATGAAAAGTTTCAAAGAAACCGCACCACATTTATCCCAGAGCTGCAGGTGGAGCTTTTGCCCGGAAAAGCTCTGTGCCGCCTTTCAGTCCGCGACAATGGCACCGGCATTCCACAAAATCACCTTCCCAATGTTTGCGATGAGTTCTATACCACGAAGCCACCGGGCGAAGGAACCGGACTGGGACTTTGGATTGCCAAACAGAATGTTGAAAAAAACCGGGGTTCTTTCCAAATTCTAAGCAAAGAAAACGAGTTCACTCTTATCACCATCGAACTTCCCAGTGCCCAACGCACGGCAGAGGTCAGTCTATGA
- a CDS encoding response regulator, with protein sequence MNTSVPLDVVVVDDESSVGALCELKFRKPIEKGDIRFHFFEDAQSCLSYLESSQRNPGSEVLFTDINMPNVSGFELLKKVKQRFPDIDVYMMSAYDDELSIRKSLNLGAQGYFTKPVNYKELISRIEKDYGVTLA encoded by the coding sequence ATGAACACGTCAGTACCTTTGGACGTCGTCGTGGTCGATGACGAAAGCAGTGTCGGTGCCCTGTGCGAACTGAAGTTCAGAAAGCCCATTGAAAAAGGCGATATTCGCTTTCACTTCTTTGAAGATGCCCAGTCCTGCTTATCATATCTGGAAAGTTCCCAAAGAAATCCGGGCTCCGAAGTTTTATTCACCGACATTAATATGCCCAACGTTTCGGGCTTTGAATTGCTGAAGAAAGTGAAGCAGCGCTTCCCCGATATTGATGTCTATATGATGAGCGCTTATGACGATGAGCTAAGTATCCGAAAGTCCCTCAACCTGGGTGCGCAAGGCTATTTTACGAAACCTGTAAACTATAAAGAACTCATATCCCGCATCGAAAAAGATTATGGAGTCACCCTGGCTTGA
- the lon gene encoding endopeptidase La — MSYVSGYVPVIPLKNSVLFPDISMPLRIGREKSISALQKALRDNHWVILLTQKNPNASVDKAEDLYQVGTLAKVESFRMEEDGSYNIFVKAHQRVRLIHSRESDGHIEAQTEAVEDSGHLDKKTEEALLSSLRQLSDDLLDLLPGNTRQIREMIAEIEDLQTLVNMCAAYADINISDKQEILEIAALKDRALKLLDRLQELKERLKIQRGIRDKLQESFQQNQKESILREQMRVIREELGDNEGEDLFTKFKDKIDKAGMPAEALELAKNQLRRLETSNSASPEYQMIRTHLELMTTLPWNQSSAQQNIDLEAAERVLNEDHYGLDKIKKRILQHLAVMKLRKSHQGSILMFIGPPGVGKTSLGKSIARALGKNYVRVALGGVRDDAEIRGHRRTYIGALPGRIIAGIKKAGENDPVFILDEIDKLTRGFGGDPASAMLEVLDPEQNNTFQDHYLDTPFDLSKVFFIATANSLEGIPLPLLDRMEVIDLSGYTVDEKRQIARNHLWPKQLIEHGLEDNQLQITDQALTKLLTHYTREAGVRDLQRKIASICKHMSLKIIKAEGLPLLVEEKDLEEIFGAERFSADMIGSLLPPGVVTGLAWTPVGGDILFIESAQMPGKGNLLLTGQLGEVMQESTKIALTLLKSRLPLLDPLLDFAKKDIHVHVPAGAIPKDGPSAGITMLTSMASMLLNKPVDPKIAMTGEISLRGSVMPVGGIKEKVIAAHRAGVQEILLCKRNEKDLREIPEDIRKDLRFHFVEDVNEVLKITLGVNVPKWDQVQLPPPSPLSSTDAGT, encoded by the coding sequence GTGTCATACGTCTCTGGTTACGTCCCAGTCATTCCTCTGAAGAATTCCGTACTGTTTCCTGACATCAGTATGCCTTTAAGAATCGGACGTGAAAAAAGTATATCGGCTTTACAAAAAGCCCTGCGCGACAATCACTGGGTGATATTGCTGACGCAGAAAAACCCCAATGCGTCGGTGGACAAAGCTGAAGATCTTTATCAGGTCGGCACACTGGCAAAAGTCGAATCATTCCGCATGGAAGAAGACGGAAGTTATAATATTTTCGTCAAAGCCCATCAACGCGTTCGCCTGATTCACAGCCGGGAATCTGACGGGCACATTGAAGCGCAAACCGAGGCCGTGGAAGACTCAGGACATCTGGATAAAAAAACAGAAGAAGCCCTGCTGTCCTCTTTGCGCCAACTCAGCGATGACCTCTTGGACCTTCTGCCCGGAAACACAAGGCAGATCCGTGAGATGATTGCTGAAATTGAAGATCTGCAGACACTCGTAAACATGTGTGCCGCTTACGCAGATATCAATATATCCGACAAACAGGAAATTCTGGAAATCGCAGCTCTGAAAGACCGCGCCCTGAAACTTTTGGACCGCCTGCAGGAACTGAAAGAACGCCTGAAAATCCAGCGCGGCATCCGCGACAAATTGCAGGAAAGCTTCCAGCAGAATCAAAAAGAAAGCATTCTGCGGGAACAAATGCGCGTGATCCGCGAAGAGCTTGGCGACAACGAGGGCGAGGACCTGTTCACCAAATTCAAAGATAAAATCGACAAGGCCGGAATGCCTGCGGAAGCTTTGGAACTGGCGAAAAATCAGCTGCGCCGGCTGGAAACATCCAATTCAGCTTCGCCTGAGTATCAGATGATTCGCACCCATCTGGAGCTGATGACAACTCTGCCGTGGAATCAGTCGTCCGCGCAACAGAACATTGATCTGGAGGCCGCAGAGCGCGTGCTGAATGAAGACCATTATGGTCTGGATAAAATCAAAAAAAGAATCCTGCAGCATCTGGCGGTGATGAAACTGCGCAAGTCGCATCAGGGATCCATTCTGATGTTTATCGGCCCTCCGGGTGTGGGTAAAACCTCTTTAGGCAAAAGTATTGCGCGTGCTTTGGGTAAAAACTACGTGCGCGTGGCCCTGGGTGGCGTGCGTGATGACGCGGAAATTCGCGGGCATCGTCGCACCTATATCGGCGCCCTGCCCGGTCGAATCATCGCAGGCATTAAGAAGGCCGGCGAAAATGATCCAGTCTTTATTCTGGATGAAATCGACAAACTGACCCGCGGCTTTGGCGGCGATCCCGCCAGTGCGATGCTGGAAGTCCTGGACCCTGAACAAAACAACACGTTCCAGGATCACTATCTGGATACGCCGTTTGATTTGTCGAAGGTGTTCTTTATCGCCACTGCGAACTCTTTGGAAGGCATTCCATTGCCCCTGCTGGACCGCATGGAAGTGATCGATCTCAGCGGCTACACGGTCGATGAAAAGCGCCAGATTGCGCGAAACCATCTTTGGCCTAAGCAATTGATCGAGCACGGATTGGAAGACAATCAACTGCAGATCACGGATCAGGCGCTGACCAAACTTCTGACTCACTACACCCGTGAAGCTGGTGTGCGCGATTTACAAAGAAAAATCGCCAGCATCTGCAAACACATGAGTCTTAAGATTATCAAAGCCGAAGGACTGCCGCTGCTGGTGGAAGAAAAAGACCTGGAGGAAATCTTTGGTGCTGAAAGATTCTCGGCCGACATGATTGGCAGCTTGCTGCCTCCTGGAGTGGTAACCGGACTTGCATGGACGCCGGTGGGCGGGGACATCCTGTTTATCGAATCAGCCCAGATGCCCGGCAAGGGAAATCTGCTGCTAACGGGACAACTGGGCGAGGTGATGCAGGAATCGACAAAAATTGCGCTGACACTGCTGAAATCACGGCTGCCGCTTTTGGATCCATTGCTGGACTTTGCAAAAAAAGACATTCACGTGCACGTACCAGCCGGCGCCATCCCGAAAGACGGGCCTTCTGCCGGTATCACCATGCTGACTTCGATGGCTTCCATGCTGCTGAATAAGCCGGTGGATCCGAAGATTGCCATGACCGGAGAGATCTCTTTACGGGGCAGCGTGATGCCAGTGGGCGGGATCAAGGAAAAGGTCATTGCCGCTCACCGGGCGGGTGTGCAGGAAATTCTTCTTTGCAAAAGAAACGAAAAGGATCTGAGAGAGATCCCTGAGGATATTCGCAAAGACCTGCGCTTCCACTTTGTCGAGGACGTGAATGAAGTTCTGAAGATCACTTTGGGTGTGAATGTGCCCAAGTGGGATCAGGTGCAGCTTCCTCCGCCGTCCCCGCTTAGCTCCACAGATGCAGGGACATAA
- a CDS encoding SLC13 family permease gives MDLNQIMFLIILALALYFFVSEKLGVDMTALLIILALAVTRILDPKEAFAGFSSEPALIVVAVFVLSAGLSATGLTDAIGNAVSRVAGKNQWTANLVIMTTVAALSAFTHHLMVTAMMLPIVMRLCREQNLPSSRLLIPMATAASLGTTLTLIGAPAFLLANSVLKRSGEPALRLFSVTPLGATLVGVSFVLILLLLWVLPKTSGRDHHDEKFRIEELFTELVVPSGSRWAGMGLAQFQKEMEKRFEIVGLKRNGIRISTLEAEVQLEVHDVLLVKTSPDELLSVDEKMGLALRTVKKYGEEIAAAEEGHSKVAEPMIVQALVAPQSSLVGKSVGEIDFVRTMGVVVIGLWRRGGWMYHELSQARLREGDLIILWGHENQLDEINAKYSHLLMLFPMNVRPKKRVKAKTAALIMGTSVLVAATETLPPHIAFMMGAVAMVLSKCISVRQAYDSIEVKIFVMISGVIPLGIAMEKTGLATLFAESLARVIAHWEPWAIMMTFFVAAGLLTQILSDAATTVLIAPIAIAFAKTAGVSPTAAVVCVTVGAVASFLTPIGHHGNLLILGPGNYRFVDFLKIGFPLTALIAVVTCFMSLHLWS, from the coding sequence ATGGATTTAAATCAGATCATGTTCTTAATAATCCTGGCTTTGGCGCTGTACTTTTTTGTCAGCGAAAAGCTGGGCGTGGATATGACGGCCTTGCTGATCATCCTGGCATTGGCGGTGACGCGGATTCTGGATCCCAAAGAGGCCTTTGCCGGATTTTCAAGTGAACCGGCCCTGATTGTGGTGGCGGTGTTTGTGCTGTCCGCAGGTCTTTCTGCCACGGGGCTGACAGATGCCATTGGCAATGCCGTCAGTCGGGTGGCTGGGAAAAATCAGTGGACGGCAAATCTGGTTATCATGACGACGGTGGCGGCACTTTCGGCCTTCACCCATCACTTGATGGTCACCGCGATGATGCTTCCGATTGTGATGCGACTTTGCCGGGAACAAAACCTTCCCTCTTCGCGATTATTGATTCCCATGGCCACGGCAGCATCCCTGGGGACGACACTGACTTTGATTGGTGCGCCAGCCTTTCTGCTGGCAAACAGCGTTTTAAAGCGGTCCGGAGAACCGGCCTTGCGGTTGTTCTCAGTGACCCCGTTGGGGGCCACACTGGTCGGTGTCAGCTTTGTGCTGATTTTGCTTTTGTTATGGGTTCTGCCAAAGACATCAGGGCGCGATCATCATGATGAAAAATTTCGTATCGAAGAACTTTTCACCGAGTTGGTGGTTCCGTCTGGTTCCCGCTGGGCGGGGATGGGTTTGGCGCAGTTTCAGAAAGAAATGGAAAAGCGGTTTGAAATCGTCGGTCTTAAAAGAAACGGCATAAGGATTTCCACCTTGGAAGCCGAAGTACAGTTGGAAGTGCACGATGTGCTGCTGGTTAAAACTTCGCCCGATGAGCTCTTGTCGGTGGACGAGAAAATGGGTCTGGCACTAAGGACGGTGAAAAAGTACGGCGAAGAAATAGCCGCCGCCGAAGAAGGGCACAGCAAGGTCGCCGAACCCATGATTGTACAGGCTTTGGTTGCTCCTCAGTCTTCTTTGGTGGGAAAAAGTGTCGGTGAAATTGATTTTGTGCGCACCATGGGGGTTGTTGTTATCGGGCTATGGCGCCGGGGTGGGTGGATGTATCACGAGCTTTCTCAGGCGCGGTTGCGCGAAGGGGACTTGATCATTCTGTGGGGGCATGAAAATCAGCTGGATGAAATCAATGCCAAATACAGTCATCTTCTGATGTTGTTCCCGATGAACGTGCGACCGAAAAAACGGGTGAAGGCCAAAACAGCGGCTCTTATCATGGGAACGTCGGTATTGGTCGCGGCGACGGAAACTCTGCCTCCGCATATCGCGTTTATGATGGGGGCGGTGGCGATGGTTCTAAGCAAATGCATTTCCGTGCGCCAGGCGTATGACTCTATCGAAGTAAAAATCTTTGTGATGATTTCCGGGGTGATCCCTTTGGGGATCGCCATGGAAAAAACGGGACTGGCCACCTTGTTTGCTGAAAGTCTGGCACGGGTGATCGCGCACTGGGAGCCCTGGGCCATCATGATGACCTTCTTTGTGGCCGCCGGATTGTTGACTCAGATTTTATCGGATGCGGCAACAACTGTGCTGATTGCGCCCATTGCAATTGCATTTGCAAAAACCGCCGGGGTTTCGCCAACCGCGGCGGTGGTTTGTGTGACCGTCGGAGCCGTTGCGTCTTTTCTGACTCCGATCGGGCACCATGGAAATTTACTGATTCTGGGGCCGGGGAACTACCGATTTGTCGATTTCCTGAAAATCGGCTTTCCGCTGACGGCCCTGATCGCGGTGGTTACATGCTTTATGTCCCTGCATCTGTGGAGCTAA
- a CDS encoding OmpA family protein yields MTSIIRLALALGFVGAITYAQPDVELATARMVGASQVAPVFFEPGKNNMNGEEKKELRSFFTSLRESDKIKSVRVLSWGDREYPAKDEKASAKQISLAKDRADSIKKFLQQDLKIDSVDTHNMTERPSKLSELFKTDDYEVKSSAEATGAAPAQNKTGVFEEMARSTTALVLVVLQ; encoded by the coding sequence ATGACTTCGATTATTCGTCTGGCGCTGGCTTTGGGTTTTGTAGGCGCCATCACTTACGCACAACCTGATGTCGAGCTGGCCACAGCCCGTATGGTGGGTGCATCACAGGTCGCACCCGTCTTTTTTGAGCCGGGAAAAAACAATATGAACGGTGAAGAGAAAAAAGAACTGCGCTCGTTCTTCACCTCACTGCGTGAGTCTGACAAGATCAAATCCGTGCGGGTTTTAAGCTGGGGAGATCGCGAGTATCCGGCGAAGGATGAAAAAGCCTCTGCCAAACAAATTTCTTTGGCCAAAGATCGCGCCGACTCCATTAAAAAGTTTTTGCAGCAGGATCTGAAGATTGATTCTGTGGATACGCACAATATGACCGAGCGTCCGTCCAAACTCAGTGAACTTTTCAAAACCGATGACTATGAAGTGAAATCCTCGGCCGAAGCCACCGGCGCAGCACCAGCTCAGAATAAAACCGGTGTGTTTGAAGAAATGGCCCGTTCCACCACCGCTTTGGTGTTGGTGGTCTTGCAGTAA
- a CDS encoding sigma-54-dependent transcriptional regulator, which translates to MDSQKTILLIEDDLDLAELATAYFRQKGIQVLHMEDPLEALKSITSKKLVPDAIITDLNLPLMSGLDFIKAARNEGVALPIILITVSNDVDTAVEAINAGAYDFVVKPLHFPQLLISAQRAFKFNSLNEENENLRQTLDFSKGVNPDGIIGKSDAIRKVVDLARRVAKSASTVSITGESGTGKEVFAKAIHNWSPRAKKPFVAINCSAIPENLLESELFGHAKGSFTGAVEKKVGLFEEADGGTLFLDEIGDLNLSLQAKLLRVLQEREIKRVGENQSRSVDVRVIVATHKDLRQEVAEKRFREDLYFRLNVIPVKLPPLRDRREDILPLAEHFLKKYNAINGTQVQGFKKSAKEFLLTQGWRGNVRELENAIERSVVLSSGAEIDVAAFTLFDEPALQDAFLSTEDKKNAFVFHFGDEVEPLHELEKKYVQFVYERKNRAKELTAKALGIDRKTLYRKLQEIDPQVSV; encoded by the coding sequence ATGGACTCTCAAAAAACGATCCTGCTTATTGAAGATGATTTGGATTTGGCAGAGCTTGCAACAGCGTACTTCCGCCAAAAAGGCATTCAGGTTTTGCATATGGAAGACCCTTTGGAGGCTTTGAAATCCATCACTTCCAAAAAGCTGGTTCCTGATGCCATCATCACGGATTTGAATCTGCCCTTGATGTCGGGCCTGGATTTTATCAAAGCTGCTCGCAATGAAGGTGTGGCGCTTCCGATTATTCTGATCACCGTTTCCAACGATGTCGACACGGCGGTGGAAGCCATCAATGCCGGCGCTTATGACTTTGTGGTGAAACCACTGCATTTCCCTCAGCTTTTAATTTCTGCGCAACGGGCATTCAAATTTAATTCCTTGAATGAAGAAAATGAAAACCTGCGCCAGACTCTGGATTTCAGCAAAGGTGTGAATCCTGATGGCATCATCGGAAAAAGTGATGCGATTCGCAAAGTCGTGGATCTGGCCCGCCGGGTGGCGAAGAGCGCTTCGACCGTTTCGATCACTGGTGAAAGTGGCACGGGGAAAGAAGTCTTTGCCAAAGCCATTCATAACTGGAGTCCGCGCGCCAAGAAACCTTTTGTGGCGATCAACTGTTCAGCCATTCCGGAAAATCTTCTGGAATCTGAATTGTTCGGTCACGCCAAGGGATCTTTCACCGGTGCGGTGGAAAAGAAAGTCGGTCTTTTTGAAGAAGCCGACGGCGGCACATTGTTTCTGGATGAAATCGGGGATTTGAATCTGTCCTTGCAGGCCAAGCTTTTGCGCGTTTTGCAAGAGCGCGAAATCAAGCGGGTGGGTGAAAATCAGTCCCGTTCGGTGGACGTGCGCGTGATCGTGGCGACCCATAAGGATCTTCGTCAGGAAGTCGCGGAAAAACGTTTCCGTGAGGACTTGTATTTCCGTCTGAATGTGATTCCGGTGAAACTTCCGCCGCTGCGGGATCGTCGTGAGGACATTCTGCCTTTGGCAGAGCATTTCCTGAAAAAATACAACGCCATCAATGGCACTCAGGTGCAGGGGTTTAAAAAATCCGCCAAAGAGTTTTTGCTGACTCAAGGCTGGCGCGGAAACGTGCGCGAACTTGAAAATGCCATTGAACGGTCCGTGGTTCTTTCATCCGGGGCCGAGATTGATGTTGCGGCCTTCACTCTTTTTGATGAACCGGCATTGCAGGATGCTTTCTTAAGTACAGAGGATAAAAAGAACGCCTTTGTTTTTCATTTCGGTGACGAGGTCGAACCTTTGCACGAGCTGGAAAAGAAATACGTGCAATTCGTCTATGAAAGAAAAAATCGCGCAAAAGAACTGACGGCCAAAGCTCTCGGTATTGATCGAAAAACCCTGTATCGCAAACTGCAGGAAATTGACCCGCAGGTTTCCGTCTAG
- a CDS encoding OmpA family protein, protein MLRNSSIFLTLISSLILGAGCASNSAKTESPQSAEATAPGTTHYTVVNFQPGTDELSKEEQSKIHQLTEVAERHGGIQEVRILAWADREYPSPGQHIPAGDSKLADERAAAVKAVLKKDLQQITVIDELNAATHPADTELNNAKASKALVLITYNTTTLNKGEHHE, encoded by the coding sequence ATGTTACGCAACTCGAGCATTTTTCTGACCTTAATCAGCTCTCTTATATTGGGCGCTGGATGCGCTTCTAACTCTGCCAAAACAGAGTCACCACAGTCTGCAGAGGCGACCGCTCCCGGCACTACTCATTACACGGTGGTGAACTTTCAGCCCGGTACCGACGAGCTTAGCAAGGAAGAACAAAGCAAAATCCATCAGCTTACCGAAGTCGCCGAACGACATGGGGGCATCCAGGAAGTGCGCATTCTTGCCTGGGCCGACCGGGAATATCCCTCGCCAGGGCAGCATATCCCCGCGGGAGATTCTAAACTTGCTGATGAACGAGCCGCGGCAGTTAAAGCTGTGCTGAAAAAAGATCTGCAACAGATCACGGTGATTGATGAACTTAACGCCGCAACACACCCGGCAGACACGGAACTTAACAACGCCAAGGCCTCGAAAGCCCTGGTACTGATCACTTACAACACAACAACCCTCAACAAAGGAGAACACCATGAATAA
- a CDS encoding CsbD family protein, which produces MNKDIIQGKWKEIKGDLHKAWGNITDDEWDKTKGDATAIAGILQQKYGMAKDEASEKVSSVFAKYASSARESLDKPTSPSRRPQQ; this is translated from the coding sequence ATGAATAAGGATATCATTCAGGGCAAATGGAAAGAGATCAAAGGCGACCTGCATAAAGCCTGGGGTAATATCACCGATGACGAGTGGGATAAAACCAAGGGTGATGCCACAGCCATCGCGGGTATTTTGCAGCAGAAATACGGCATGGCGAAAGACGAGGCTTCTGAAAAAGTCTCCTCCGTCTTTGCCAAGTACGCCAGCAGCGCAAGAGAGAGTCTGGATAAACCAACTTCCCCTTCCCGCCGCCCGCAACAGTAA